Part of the Musa acuminata AAA Group cultivar baxijiao unplaced genomic scaffold, Cavendish_Baxijiao_AAA HiC_scaffold_1138, whole genome shotgun sequence genome, CCCAAAACCAATTCAATTACAATTATGACTACAATCTAGACACAATCAATTACAAACAGAATActatgttgtccgatatgtcattggttcatccggcgctttgTCTGATcctttcaacgcatcgtcctctcttgcagcgtaTTACCTAATCGAtatattgacctccgcaacatctaatcaccttggtgcaatatctgatcTTTTTGGCCGGATGCCCAAACTTATGGCATGAAGTTCTTATGCcggtacgtcgatcgatcctttggctcgacgtctaatctcttgacatgttcTACTTTGGCTCAACATATGATTCCACTACTTTAACCAATTTGtctttccctgattgaagctagtcttacgtcacttaaatgcatattaaatcataattttatcaattggtttcatcatcaaaatccgagattcaacagctgatctaggtgatgattctagcaaagccacttcgatgtttgcttgtattatatcatcctcttttgaaactatagctttcttatgctgTTCATCACTTTttcaattcatctattgcttatcaaactcaacatctcttaaCATTACAATTTtgtttgtgataggattgtagagtttatagTCATTGGAATTctctggataacctagcaaaatgcaaTTCTGACTTTTATTCtccaattttattcttttttcttctagTATCTTGGTAAATGCAATACttttaaaaattcttaaatgaTAGACTCTTGGTTTTTGCAAGCTCTGATGTAATATTACTAATTCACCTTATAGGAAAcctattaagcaaataaactatACAAGCAATAGCATCTCTCCAAAATTCtttaagaaaatttttttttttcctgagatATCATTTTGTTGAGGTATATATGGCATGATAAATTGACGTAAAAtctcattatttctataaaaactttcaaatttatttgatatatattcaccacccctatctgttcttaaacatttaatcttacaaccacTTTATCTTTTAACTAAATTCTTAAATTCTTTGACTTAgtttaaaacttctttcttttcttttaacatgtaaacccaagttttgtCACTATGAtgatcagtaaaggtaataaaaTACTAACTTCCTCCAAGTGAAACTGGATTAATAGGGCCACAAATATCTTAGTGCACCAAATCAAGTCAATGTCatgctctttttatttttattactttgaaaggctttctttcttgcttacctaTGCATATACTTCAAATAATTTTGATAGGAGATCAATTCTTAACATTCCTGTCACcttattatacttctctagaaatTTCAATGCCTCAAAATTTAAGTTAGCATATCTAAGACGTCATAGTGTAGAAATGTTctcaatatcagttttaaaacaatttgatcgatcaaaaatatataaatgtagTGGAAACATTTTCATATGtgagattaattttttattcttatcaTGAATAGAAAGAGTTGTATCTTTCATCTCATTACaataacctttttcaagtaattacCCCAagctaataatattattttttacatcaagaacataataaacatcttaAATACATAACTCTTTGCCATTATTAAGTCCAAGAAAAAATTTATCTTTACCTATTATTGGTCTTGGAGATAAATCACCAAATATAATATTTCTGGAATAACTTATATCTATTTCTGAAAATAACTCTTTGATGTCACTAGCAAACTTGATAGACTAATcttctttcaaattatcatgtCATTAGCaaacttgattttttttcttttcttcctcaataaaatttgtcttatcaccttgattacaagaattataataatattcatagGAGTAATGTCTATACTTTTTACAAATATAGCATTATATTTTAGACCTTTTATAATTTCTGCCATGTCCATGGCCTCGGCCACATCTtcgaccataacctcggcctctttaGCTAGAATTTTCTCTATTACTTTCATTGTTTAGAGATTCTTGATCGGTTTGATTTCTGTCTCCTCTTCCTATTTGTCCACATTCTTTTTCTCTTTGAGAATTTCATTCATCTTTATTTTTAAGAGTAAGCTTGGTTTATAGTacttgctccatagttttgtcttctcctAGTCGTTTGTTTATGAACTTGAAGGGATTCCATAAGTTattctaaagatatttttatcaaatatttatattcttcgattacaacaataataaaatcaaattttagatCTAAAGAtatcagtattttttttattactcttTGATAACTTATTTGTTGTCATTTCATCTCATTtaatgaacaatagaaatgatttttgagaagtaattaaaGATAGTTTCATAAGTATCTTATTGTAATTTTTgaaactcggctcgtaaaacttaTAAACGAAGTTTCTTTATCTTATCAACACTACCAAAtactttttgaagcatttcctaAGTCTTTtttgaagtatttgctagagcgatgatctcgaatattatatcatcaagcccttAGTAGATCGTGAACAatgtctttttctccttttttcctTTTATCTTTGAGTTATATTTTTTGCTTCTGCATTCATTGGTCCTTCTTCTACTAGACTTGGTTCAACAAATTAATCTTCTACTAACTCTCATACATCTTGAGAACTTAAAAGAACATTCATTTAGATATactatatgtcataattttcttttatcaatctGGAGATATGGAGTTGGATAATACTTGGGGAAGAGATCATAGCTTAACCTATGATCTAATACCAAAGTGTTGAACTTGATAGAAAGAAGGGATAAAAATTATTAAACAAAGGAAGAATAGGACAAGATTAAATTTTCTATATTTCTCTTGAAAATTACAATTTTAGAAACTCGATCAATTTATATAGCCcccaagatatattatattaattatatttaaaataaatcattctcttttaagaaattttttcaagaaataatagtcaatttaatttatttaatatatatttttttaatacattgtgaattttttttatgatacttAAACAAATTTAATTCTAACACCGAATATATTTACTATATTGCACTGACAAGTATTATTCCCATTAATTCGAGAGTTCACTTTCTACTTTCCACCCCCTTCCTGTAGAAGAATATTAGTGTCGAACAAAAATACTATATTTAGCTCTCGAAAGTACGTATCGAACATAAAATATTATTCCCATCGATTCTTTTGAAGTGTGCCGAAGAAGACTTGCTACTAGCCATGGCTTAGGTTGCTGTGCCTATAGATTAGCTTGCAGTAGGGAGGACAAACTATCGTCAGCAATCATCGCCTCGATCATCTGTCGTACACAACAAATTGCAAGCAAGCATGGATGCATGTGAAGCTTCACAGCTTTTTCCAGCAACCCATCACATCGAGCATAGCGTAAACGCTGCTAGTGAAATGGATAAGGGAGAAAACTTTGTACTCGTTGGAAGTTACGATGCCAGTAATAGAGGAGATGATCGCAGGTGCCAAAGATAAATAACGTTGGCAACAGCAAAGAGTGCTGTAAAAGATCGGGTTAATGAAACCAACGTTGAAGAAGATTGCTTCGAGGTGACATCATAGAGCCACATTGAGGGGAGAGAAGAATACACGGAAGAGAGAAGAATGGACAGAGAATGAAAACATCAAGAGGATCAATGTACTTATTATTGGTCTGGGAGCTGATATCCTTGAAGAATGaaatatattcaaatataaaaataagccttaaaaattatgatttggttATTATTTTAAGTACTTCACATATTTTCTGAGTATTGGTGGGAGGAGATCAGGTAAAAACACTTTGAGTGTCTTATGATTTCTCCCTAATaaatctaaataaaaaataaaaaattatgagatTGTATAAGTAGATTTATGTCAAAATTTAAAGTTTGTTCATACAGTAAtgaatctgtttttttttttataatatgtaAATCTTATGTTTGTCATTTTGAATTTATATTGTTCTTTTGGTATAAGGTGTTCCTCGTATAAAACTGTATCAGAGTccaaaaaaatctaagataattagatattcaataagaatATCATTAGTTGTTTTTATAGGTTTTGTTATGGAAAATTTTGATGTAGGAGATGGTTTcactcatgaaaaaaaaaaagaaaaaagggtgaATATATAAATAGGTAATcttaaaaaaacaaaataataaaaattgataAGAGCATTAGGCAAAGTGTATTTTCTACCATTAGTCACAAAGTGGAGAAGAATAGTGACAAAGTTTAGTGAGAGATTAATGaggtttataaatatttaaatagactctaaaaattagaaattttgttaaaaataaatattttatatatctctATGTTTTGGTATAGAGAGAATGTAAGAAAATACTTAGTCTTcctaaggttttttttttaatagatatcaagagaggaagagaaaaggTGAAAACAATTATAAGGTATTTGTGCTTGAGTTTGAgttaccttgaatttaaattttattatcatatgataaaaaattaaaattttctcctTGGACATAGATAAGGAGGATCtagtatttttttttggtaaaataatattttgagtgtagtttctctctctagtaaatcTAGGGAGTTGAGATTTGCATGAGACAATATATAATAAGAAGATTTCTTGACTAAGTtaactaataattttttatataataaatcttatattcatcattttattattattattattattattttaattaaaaaataaatgattaaGACGAGATTGTAATGAAGATTTTTACTCCCCCATCACACTTGCCAATGTCAAATTGCAACTTTTTTGTGTATTGACTAAGTCAAGATTTTGATGCCTTGAGGTCCAAGATTGCATGCAGGCCATTGACAATGCGAGGGAGGCGGTGGTGGAAAGATGGTGCGGGGAAAAGTCCAGGTATAGAGCGAGGAGGAGCGCACCATCATGACGACCGACGACCTGCGCTCGGTGGGATGCAGATATGGCGCtttcttcctttctctctctcccctctcctTCCTGGAAGACGCTGTCGACTGATTAGGCTCGTTCCTTCGATGGCGGATGAATCTGGTCACCGACCAACGTAAGCCACAGTACCCTGGGAAGGCTCATATGGCCTTACTGTTGCTTTACCTGACCTCTTTATCTCAAGGCTTCTTCTCCACTTGATCAATCCTTTTCTTTCTGTTTCCTTCCTCCCATTTGGTTTGGAGTTGCACAGAGAGAGAGGACTCTAAGTGTGATGCCCCTGAGATTTGAGAACAGGAGTAGAGCGAGAAAGGTCAGGGCAACTTGGAGTAGATCACTAGCTTAGAGAGCTGGCAAATCGGTGGTGGGCAGCGACCGAGGCGATGGGAGGCGTCGACACCTCCTCTCCCTCAGCCACCTCCCTCCGTCTACCGAATTCCCACCTCAGCCTGCACCGCCGTGACCAAGTTGACAACTCCAACAGCAgcgacagcaacaacaacaacaacaaccattCCGACGACGACGCTAACGGCGAGAACTACTCCGCCGGCGCCGTCGACATGGCAGAAGCCGGATCCGCCGGCGGCTTCGGGAGGCGCCCACGCGGCCGGCCGCCCGGGTCAAAGAACAAGCCGAAGCCGCCCGTCATCATCACGCGCGAGAGCGCCGCCGCGCTGCGCTCCCACGTCTTCGAGGTATCTAGCGGCGCCGACATCATGGACGCCGTCGCGGCCTTCGCCCGCCGGCGCCAGCTCGGGGTCGCCGTCCTCAGCGCCAGCGGCCTGGTCACTAATGTGACGCTTCGGCAGCGGGGGCCTCAGCCGGGGGGCACCGTGGTGTCCATCCCCGGCCGGTTCGAGATCCTCTCCCTCTCGGGGGCTTTCCTCCCGACGCCGGCGCTTTCGGACGCCACCGGCCTGACGTTGTTCATGGTCGGAAGGGAGGGCCAGGTGGTTGGCGGGAGCGTGGTGGGGGAGCTGGTGGCGTCCGGCCCGGTGATGATAATAGCAGCCGCGTTCACCAACGCCACCTACGAGCGGCTGCCCCTTCCCGACGCCGAGCTGGATGCAGCAGCGGCGCCGTCGACGGCGGAGCACGGCGCAAGAAGCAATGGCGACGGTGGCGGCAGCTTGTCTGAGGCAGACCCATCGTCCATGTCGCTCTTCGGCCTTCCAGCCCATCTTCTGCACGGTGGTCAGCACGATGTGTTCGGCTCCTGGGCTTCGACGGGTCGTCGTCCTCCACCGTCCTAATAGCCTTCTGCTTCAGATGCTAATTCCGCAGCTCATTAGGATCCTGAGGATTAAACTGAAGCCTCAAAATTACTAGTGTATCCGTGTGTTTTCATGAACTTTGATCATACAATTAGCTGCAAATTCAAAGTTTCAGTACATTTTGATTCAGCTGTGAAGAAGTCTTATGGCAAGAATTAGATGTGGAGAGGAGAGGGGGTTTATGTCAATCTTTTCTTCCTTCATACTTTTTTCTTTCGGTCAAGTGGGGAGTCTCAACTTCGATAAGGGGATAAGATTGTTGTTGGATTGGAGTACAAGATGTCACCTCATGCCACGAAGTATAATTCAATCACTGCTGGTCTTGTCTTTTCTCTCCATGGAAAAAGGAGCCAATGGAGAAAGTGACATTCTTTTGGTTTATATTaaggaatatatatattattatttttagttagtCTTTATGATCGATCAGAGAAGCTCTCATCAATCGATTTTAACCATATGATGCCCCactatttgacataaataaataaatttaatttttctatttaatataaaataaacaaatatatttgatccttttttttttccttcttgtttAGTTAGTATTTAATATTTAAAGTTTTATCCAATAAATAATTAAAAGTCTCGATAGAGAAAGAATGGGTCGCTGTGACCAATCAAACGTGACAAATGTTCCACGTTAACAATAAAGATCGATCCATCCATCCTTAATTGCAAAAGTTGACCTTCAGCGCTCTGATATCCAAACAAACACTAATGGTCAGAATTCATTTTGAACGctaaaactctcttaggatttttcTATTGAAGGAATCTTATCCAACACattcataataatttttaaattaaaactaaataaatCATTCAATGAATTTGTGATGAAGATCAAAATATCGTCGTATTATTACGATGATCCAAGaggataaaaaaattttaaattattatatcggAACTAATATGAGCTTAAAAGTTCATGAAGAATTTATCCtacatatattttatttattattaaattataataaaatttaaatataaaaatatatttatattgaaCTTTGAGATTGAACGAGTCATTAAAACGGATGTCATGCATATATCTTAAATTACATCTTTTTATCCAATCCATCGAGAGTATCTAATATTAATGCACGGATAAACATTTTTGCTCCTGAATCTCTATCTATTACACTTCTAAAAAGAGATatattataagtttttttattttctaagacctaaatataaatataaaaatattagggattaaattataaaagagaaaaataataagGGTTTTTTGCTCATCGCCTACTTTTTCCTCCACCTTCGTTGCCCCTCTTACAaggaaaatagagaaaaaaatgtgaaaaaaaagaaagaagagacgagagagagagagagagagagagagagagagaggacatgaAGAGAATATAGGGAGAAAGCTCGGGCTGTGAGATTACAgggaaaaaaataagaaaaaaaagggaagaagcaaAGGAAGAGAAGAGATGAGGAaaatggaagagtagaggagaaaagaagggaaaagatctcggggaaggagagaagaagaaaggaaagaaaagaaaaaaaaaagaaaaaagaggagattGGCTTATGGcgtggaaaagaaagaaagagaaaaacaagaaagagaaaagaaaaagaaaacggaagcaaataaaagaaagaaagagaaaaataggaaaaaataaaagaaaaataagaaaaatatattaaggGCTCGTTTTGATATCAAATGGATTTAGATCAAGTCTAAGAAAATTAGAATAAGtatgattttgagatttttatattCTTATTAATTAAATGTCTTGGATTATAGATTAAGAAATCTTTTATATGTATCTTATTAAttatataagaaaagaaaaggaaagatcagACATGTATCTTATATCTTGTATATTATATCGAAGATTTGTGATCATGATAAATATTCGATGATTTCGTatagtttatttttaaaaatattaatgtatgtgtttgatatttataaataattttattatttaaaatattataaaaatttatttataatttaagaaaTAGATCGGTATGTTGTTTTTTATGACAATTATCTAGTTAGTATAACTATGATTTATACCCAATAAATGGGGGTTATATATAATGTCCGAGTCTTATACACATTAAATCATAATTAGTATatcaataaaaagataaataatatgtatatattatcctcattaatatgatttatgatatctatgatttataaatataataaataatatgctAATGTTTCCAACATTTAAGATTTAAGTATATGTTttccaaaaatatcatttttactaTTATACCAAGTGTTTgtcatattttaattttcattaattgaataataaaaaaataaacccaaGATGTAAATTTGTGATACTCTACTGCATGAATAAAGTTTTTTgtcatattttaattttcattACTACAATCGATATAAATACAGTGGAAAGTAGATAATCTTAAAACTAAAATATATTAACTTACTAAACAAAATTGATAGGTTTCCAGAGAAAACCAAAACATAACATAAAAATACCCATAGCTCATCGTCTATATCTACGTTAGCATGAGCCTATACATGGTCACTTTCCTATCTAATCACTTAGGTAGgatgctgttgaatctcagattttgatgataaaattaattaataaatttatgatctaatatatattggatggttaataatatctgattgtcagatagcgattccgatgTCCCAGTAGTGTActgggtccttagacttgagacaccaaggatgtcctgtataagtactctattctttgataccagacttataggcctcgaagttccaaatctagtacaaacgatcatcgagagtggaagtcaaccttacgaggactattgagtgtcgataaaagatcatccactctcgatctcgtgagaggaatatcacatgtgttcttgctcagacaaatccctagatatgttcatttggattgagagagaaagagttctttagaaGAATCTAGTTAGAGCGAGACTCGTATAGAAACTGTATGAGCCTAATAgtatcatgcccggtatacgatctctaggatattagatggatgaggaactataggtacatgataactgaggattgacaggtccaatagattggattcccctgtatcgtctggagactgcggcatagtggcctagtacatccgcagtcgataagtcgagtgaattattatggagataataattcactaagccaaaaagagttctgacaggtatgactcatggccagctcgatattaggcctagagagtcatacatatatggtaggcattacgatgagtacaggttcgaatatgagatatccgttagagcccctatcttattggatattcataagcccctgaattattggatcttacggatgagatcaaataacagCAAATAgaagattatttgatagagatccactaatctaagaggcttggatagttggattgagatccaatacccaatagggtatgatccattatggttaagttgataatgGATCTGAGAActaaaggttcataggctagagcctctcttggttgccacctcctattctcctctccccctctcctccttagatagcaggcttggaggtttgaggagcattgttgcagtcttgttgtgtggatcaccactagagaagagggcgcttgacctcctttatccactCCTACATATCTGcagggattcaggaatatacgatctccctagataaaacACTCTCTCACACGTGTTGAATctttgattttgataatgaaatcaattgatagtgtttatgatttgatttgtgttttgagtgacgcaaaaagcttcgatcaaggagagacaattaaagtaggaagaatcatgttgggtgggaattgatcgagaagtccaagagtttgccaaaaaagcttgtcagaactattccaagaagatcgtcgtgaagtccaggagcttaccgggagtccgttggaacattgtcgagagatcattagaagttcgtcggaggctcgccggaagaaacctagacttaccagacttatttagcttagtgtatgccttaaaatttgtagttaacacataattgggttagaattgggtcaactcaattatgggccaattgggcctaagtttgggttatgttgggccaagtgaaaaggctcaacagtgacccaacaggtggaaccatcatgACACAGTCCCTAAGactatgtcagacggtggtatcgctcaaacatagtctctgagagattgtaaggtggtggtatcaccaaactgggcagtggtaccgcccaatggcaaggtgtcaggcggtggtaccgccgagtgttagtgctgcaagcggtggtatcgctaggacccgggatgagacctttttaggctctaagtttgaatccgctttaggcctataaatgtccctctcatcattggttaacatatacaagaattgagagcaaaaaaggaagaaaacatcgttgtaatcttatgtgaactcctctcaaactctaagtattattcttgtttaagagaggagtgaagggggttgtaaaggttctctcttgaacctataaaaaggagaattaagttataagggtagttgatattcacccattgaaggaagatcattagtggatactggtggcctcaacggaaggggaatcagtggagtggatgtaggtcacaacgatcaaaccactataaaactcggtttgcattttcattcttgtaatttatcttaACTAtaagcttattgctttcactatgcttacaaatgAGATTTAAAGTTATCTTTTCgagatcgatttttatcgaacCAAAgaatttttgaaccgacgtgattttatccgctgcactaattcaccccccctcttagtgtcgactcaatcctaatagttggtatcagagccacatctttctcatttggtttaacacataagagaaatgactcttttggcTTTTAAGAgagcttttctatcattcgtcctcccatattcaatgggatagactatacaaaaatgaattcaatcaggtttctacttgcgaaatgtctTTTGagatttgacatacactcgaaatcacacacgaaggcacaagtagggtaaaagattctaaagttaatcttttaatgtatgattttgaattattttgaatgaagtcaagcaaaactattgttgacatgtacacccgttttatagatATCATCAAtgacttaaaagctcttggcaaatattttttgaatcttgaacttgttaataaagttttacaatctctttctaaaaattgggaccttaaagtaacaaccattcaagaggtcaaggatttaaactattttctgattaaagaacttattgggtcgttGATGACGTACGAAATAAGTTGTATGACACATAATGAATATGATAACTACCTTCCAATGAAcataaaggatttgacacttaaaacctatgaagatcactcgagcaaaagctcaagtgatgatgactttaaactcttaacaataaagcttaaaaagtttatgaaataagaatcaaaaaataaaaacaaatttaaaaagaacacaactacttgctatgaatgtaagaagctaggacactccaaagatgagtacatAAAGCTGAAGAAGAAGTTATCAAAGGACGAATCGAGCaggacccacgaggtcgagacggatgatcgcgatgcatagagatgcatcaagatgctaACGGGACCGATGAGgacaagatggatgatcatagggcatggagatacatCGTTGCAcaaatagatcttgatgtgagtgattaggcccattggctcgagCCTGATCATATTatactatggtccatgatcatctggtgtgattgctcatgtgatgtatgattgcttacacacctactatatatgtatatatatttacatacaatgtagatatatattaaatatgtatgtgtgtaacatgtcatattaggagatcaaatcaaaattttctctctcgataatattaagtcggtaaatataaggtaattagattgacccacgtggccttccattgttataggtagaaaCCGATTCTtaatataggttgagttggttgagtccctcgaagctcacctatatcacgattcgctatcttgcctatgacatagagatgtcaccggtgacctgagggcatggtatgcttggtcgagtccctcgggggtatatcatcgaatcagactcatcttgtgatgatggtgttgacttaactgaacatcatggttggtcgagtccctcaagaccatagtggttcggaggccaaataggatgggaatcacaaggagttgtgatagacaagagttgtctaccttttgggcttagtgtgattagttgagtctctcgaggttacactaagacgctgattggatcccaatccccactagaagtctgccagagacttctgtttcacgtgttgagggtatcGTGTGACTCATCAAAAAAATagtgagagtagattaagatagaagtccatatcttatttgtttatttttctataaaatttatatgttatttatttatactacatctttattttcagaaaatatcgtttTCAAATCTTTTACAAGGCATACTTGATGCCAACTGCCTCACTGATTTGAATTATATAGATTAGCTCTAcaacttaagaattattctcacgatagAAAAAattacgtacgtccttgatataatgACGTCTATACCCGAGGAATGGGCaagagaggatgagatcgctcgctatgtgaaataCATAAattaactccactcttgctcagtgttacatattgggctccatgactccttagttacaaagacaacatgaaaaaatggatgtcaaatccattATCCTACATGTCtacaaattgtttaaggaacagggaaggactcagcgatataagatatccaagagcatcTTCCGTGCtacgatgactaaggggacatcggttcagaaccatgtcctaaaaatgattgagtggatagagaaactcacaggtttatGAATGatcatagaggataacctatgtgtggatcttgtgcttcagtccatactagattccttttcacaattcataatgaattttaatataaataagcttAATGTGACTCTCTTTGAGCTCCTTTGTTgaggggaggcagagagcactatcgaaa contains:
- the LOC135671191 gene encoding AT-hook motif nuclear-localized protein 23-like, with the protein product MGGVDTSSPSATSLRLPNSHLSLHRRDQVDNSNSSDSNNNNNNHSDDDANGENYSAGAVDMAEAGSAGGFGRRPRGRPPGSKNKPKPPVIITRESAAALRSHVFEVSSGADIMDAVAAFARRRQLGVAVLSASGLVTNVTLRQRGPQPGGTVVSIPGRFEILSLSGAFLPTPALSDATGLTLFMVGREGQVVGGSVVGELVASGPVMIIAAAFTNATYERLPLPDAELDAAAAPSTAEHGARSNGDGGGSLSEADPSSMSLFGLPAHLLHGGQHDVFGSWASTGRRPPPS